DNA sequence from the Actinacidiphila yeochonensis CN732 genome:
GCCGGGGCGGACGGGTGGCCGCCGGCGGTGTCGGGCGTGGAGTCGGGGCCGGCACCGTGGCCGGAGTCCGGGCCGGGGCCGTCCGGCGGGGGGCTGCCCGCGTCGGAGCCGTCGCCACCACCTGAGCGTGCCAGGCGCCAGCGCAACCGCCGTACCTTCGTGCTGCGTTCGAGGTCCATGGCGTCCAGCGCCTCGGCGAGCACGTCGGCCGGCAGCCGGCCCAGCGCGGCGGCGCTGCGGGCCTTGAGCTGGCGGGCGAGCGCGGGCTCGAACCGGTCGATGTTGTCCAGGTGGTGGGCGATGATCGCGCAGTAGGTGCGCACCGCCTTCGGCAGGAAGCGCTTCTCGTCCGGGTCGCCGGCGAGTTCGGCGATCACCTGGTCGAAGGAGCGGACGAAGTCGAGCTGCCGCTCGTCACCGATCTGGGTGAGGGAGCTGGTCACGCCGCGCCGGTAGTAGATGCCCATCAGGCCCACCACCGCGCAGGACTCGGCCTCCCGGTGCAGCCGCCAGATCCACGGCCGGTCCTCGGCGGTGCGCAGGTGGACCGGCATGTGCACCAGGCCCCGTTCCACGATCCTGCGGTGGTAGGCGCCGGCCCACGAGTACGGGTAGTCCACCAGCGAGGGGCGGTCCGCGGGCAGGAT
Encoded proteins:
- a CDS encoding glycosyltransferase family 2 protein, producing MVKLSVIVPFFNVQAFVPDALRSLRANARSDFEFLLMDDGSTDRTPQLLEEGVRTLPGARIIRRDHTGVAALRNAGIDAAKGRYLTFMDGDDWMAPGYLPKLVQAMDELDVDFLRTDHVQCTGSARSVIRAPHGRRNARIDPRSAILPADRPSLVDYPYSWAGAYHRRIVERGLVHMPVHLRTAEDRPWIWRLHREAESCAVVGLMGIYYRRGVTSSLTQIGDERQLDFVRSFDQVIAELAGDPDEKRFLPKAVRTYCAIIAHHLDNIDRFEPALARQLKARSAAALGRLPADVLAEALDAMDLERSTKVRRLRWRLARSGGGDGSDAGSPPPDGPGPDSGHGAGPDSTPDTAGGHPSAPADGTVTA